The sequence CCTGGGCGAGCTGCGCGAGCAGCGGGTACACGGGCCGGGTGCGCGTCCAGAACTCGGTGCCGAGGAAGATCATCGGGCTGATGACGCCCACCGAGTTGTAGTGGTTCTGGCACGCGTCCTGGAAGATTTCCTGGATGGTGCCGGCGCTGCCCGGCGCATAGACGATTCCGCCGCGCGCAATCGTGAGCAGGCCGTCCTCGCGCACGCTGTTGGCGAAGTACTTGGCGATGTACGTCGCGAACGGGTTGGGCGGCTCGTGCCCGTAGTGCCACGTGGGGATGCCCAGGCTGTCGCAGATGGGCCTGTCTCCTTCCCGCAGCGGGAACGCGTTCCGCACCTCGAAGGCGCGCGCGAGCCACTCGCGGTCCGTGTAGCTCGGAGCCTTCGCGAGAATCGCGAGCCCCGCGTCCAGCTCCGCCTCGGTGCGCCGGGCAAACCACGCGCCGACGTGCGTGGCCTCCATGGCGCCGGGGCCGCCGCCGCTGACCATGAAGAAGCCCCGCTGCGACAGCTCGCGAGCCAGCGTCGCCACTGCGCGGTAGTCCGGCTGGCCGCGCTTCATCGAGTGGCCACCCATGATGGCCACCACCTTGCGCTTCCCACCTCCGGCCTGGAGCACCTCCTCCATCGCATCCGTGACGGCGTGGTCATGGAGCCGCTGGGCCAGTGTCTCCAATAGCGTGGGCGGGCTGCCCCGGCCCTGCGCGGCCCAGTGCGCATAGATGCGCGCATCCGGCGTGTCGGCGTACGTCTCCGGCCGCGCCGGGTCGAAGCCGGCGTACAGCTCCTCCGCCGAGTAGAGGCCGCCGCGATAGGGCTGGTACGGCAGCCCGGAGATGGGAGGGAACACCAGGGCCCCGCCCACGAGCGCCGCGCGCAGGGCGTCCTTCTCCAGCTCGCAGCCCAGGAAGACGGTGCCGGTCAGGTCGGCGGAGAGGAGCTCGCGGGTGAAGCGCCGCAGGTCCAGCCCCTGGATGACGACGTGGGCGAGGCGGGCCCCCGAGCGCAGGTGCTGCTCGAAGGCCTCCACGGTTTCGAGTTCAATCACCCGCGGGAGGATTCCACGCCTGCCTCCCGGCGCGGTAGGGCTTCGTCAGGCCTTTGTCAGCTCGGGCAGCGGGCCGAAGAAGCCGGTGATGCGCCGCAGCCGGCCGTCGGCGGACAGCTCGCCCACGTCCATGCCCGCCACCGCCACCGCGCCGTTGGGGCCGACGAGCTCCCACGCGAAGCGGACCTGGTCATGGTGCGAGTCGATGCCGCTCGCGCGCCGGAAGCGGTGCCCGGGGAACTGCGTGTGCAGCGCGCCCATCATGTCGTTGATGCCGGTGTGCCCCTGCGCCGCGTGCGGCGGGTCGATGAGCCGCCCATCGGTGGCCCACACCTGGGAGATGAGCTCCGCGCGCCGCGTGGGCTGCGTCTCGTTCCAGGCGGACAGGTAGAGGTCGATGGTCTTCGTCAAATCATTCATGTCGCGCGCTCCTCGATGCGTGGGGTCGGCTCCGTGCCGACGCTGTGGATGTACCCATCTCGAAGGCGCGCCGCGATTACGCGCGAGGTAAGCGCCGGCCAACCAGGCGGAGAGCGTGTGCAACCAGGAATCGTGGGGCGTTCCGTATACGGACGCGGGGGGACCTCTGCGAGCAGTTGAACGACACCTCGACTGGCCCGTGGGGACGACGCGGAGAAGTCCTCCGGCGGCACACGCCGCTGTCCTTATTTCCCTCTTCGGAGGTCTTCGTGAGACGAGCGACTCGGGGCGTGTGGCCCCTATCGCAACTGCAGCTCGGGGTGGGAGGCGCTGTTGCGGGGCTCTCACTCGCGGTCTGGGTGGCTACCGCCTCGGCGGAGCCCCAGCCCCAGGTGCCTTCGGATGTGGTTGCCACGGTGAATGGCCACGAGGTGCCCCGGAGCCGCTTCCAGCGGTTGCTCACCGCGCGAAGGGCGGAGCATGGCGGACGCGTGGAGCCAGGGACGCCGGCGGACCTGGTGCTGAGCGCCCAGGTCTCCTCCCAGCTGGTGAATGAACAGCTCATCGAGAACGCCGCCCGGAAGGCTGGCGTAGCGGTGACGGAGCAGGAGGTCGACGCCGCGCTGGATGCGTGCTCGCAACACCTGGGCGGGCCCTCCGGCCTGCGCGCGCTGATTGAGGCCCGCTTCTCGGACATCGCCGAGCTGCGGACCCAGCTGCGCATCGCGCTCCTCTTCGAGCGCACGTCCAGCCTGCAGTCCACCGCGGAGCTGCCAGAGTCCGTGGTGCAGGAGTTCTACGAGCGGACCGTGGGCTCGTTCGCGGCCCCGGAGCTCACCCTCGAGGAGACGACGATTCGCGTCCAGGCCTCGGATGATGCGGACGCCGTGGCGCGGAAGCAGTCCCAGGCCACCGCGGCGCGCGAGGCGATGGCCGGCGAGAAGGGCGCCGCAGCGCCGCGGGCCGGCCAGGGCATGACCTCACGGCGGGTGTCGGAGGCGGAGCTCGCACCCGAGGTGCGCGACGCGCTGCGGGACGCCCAGGAGGGCGCGCTCACGCCGGTCGTCCGGACCTCCGAGGGCTTCACGGTGGTCCGGCTGGTGAAGCGACACCCCGCGGTGCGGCCCGCCTACGCCGCCGCGCGCGCGGGGCTCATCGAGGAGCTCCAGCGCCTGACCCAGGAGGCGCGGGCACATGAGTTCATGGAGGAGCTGCGCAAGGGCGCGGACATCCAGGATGGAGCGGGAGCCCGCCTTGCTGCTTCGCAGCAGGCCTCGCCGGAAGCCCGCAAGGGCGCGCTCGGGCAGCTCGCAACGATGGGTGACATGCCCCGGACCGGAGCCGCGGCACAGCCCCCGGTTCTCATGCCCGCGCCGGCCTCGCTGCGCCGGGCTGACGCACTGCCGAGGCAGTGTGGCAACGGGCCGTGGGTCGGGGAGGTGGTGCCGTGATGCGCCGGGTGATGGTGATGCTTCTCGTGCTCCTGGGAAGCGCGGCCCGGGCGCAGACCGGTTCCTGGACCGACCTGGTGAAGACCCGGAAAATCTATTTCGTTGAAGACGCCGTCCAGGGCGGGATTCCCGTGGCCACGAGCTGCGCGGTGACCTCCTTCACCCCGTCGAGCCCCGCCGCCGTCATCTCGCCCGCGAGCAACGACCCGCGGAGGGTGACGCCCGCCCAGAGCTTCGTCAGCCCCATCGGCGGGTGTACCTTCGGTGATTCCGACGGAGATGGCTACCGCGAGGTGTACCTGAGCATCGGCGCGGACTCGCTGATGGACCTGGGGCGCCGCACCGTGGAGTGCGAGGTGCTCTTTGTGCCCCAAGACTACTGCACGCAGAGCACCGCGTATCCGCCGTGCAACTGGGGGTGCCCCTCCAACGCCCCCAAGTATCTGGTGAAGAGCGGGACGAACACCTTCACCACGGTCAACTCCGCGCCGACCGCCAACATCTCGCGCACGCCGGCGTCTCCCGCCTGGAACTCGCTGGTGACGCTGAAGTCCAATGCCTCGGACCCGGACTCCGGCGCCGTCGTCCACCGATGGAGCGTGTCGAAGCGTCCGTCGGGCTCCACCGCCCAGTTGGTGAACGCGTCCTCGGCGACGCCCACCATCACCTTCACCAGTGACAAGGACATCGGCACCTGGGAGTTCAAGCTGGAGGTGGACGACAACGAGGGAGAGATGAAGACGTTCCTGCACAGCTTCACCGTGCCGAACGTCCGCCCCAACTTCGCCCCCACCGGCCCCACGCAGGTCGTGGTCAACAAGCCCATCCAGCTCGGAGTCACCAATACCCGGGACACGGATGGCGGTGACCTGACCTTCACCTGGGACATCCTCGCGGCGCCGGCGGGCGCCTCCCAGCAGCCGCAAAATGGCTTCTCCACGGCCTCGAGCATCTCGGTGCCCACGGCGCGCGCCGACATCGGCAGCTGGCGGTTCAAGGTGACGGGGCGCGACAACGAGGGGGATGAGCAGTCCCACGAGGTCATCGTCGAGGTCATCAATGCCAAACCGCGCATCGAGCTCAGCGGCCCCACGCAGGTGCCCGAGGGTACGGCCCTCCACCTGGCCACGGCGGTGACGGAGGACGATGACGGCGGCGCGCTCCAGCTCAAGTGGGAGGCCATCCAGGCGCCGGCCTCGGCGGGGATGTCCGTCCCCGTCACGCTGTCCCAGTCCGCGGCGCTGGACCTCGGTGCCGCGACCGCGAAGGCGGGCACCTGGGTGTTCCGCCTGACGGCGACGGATGACGAGGGTGAGAGCGTCCAGCGCGAGGCGCGGGTGCTCGTGGACGGCCAGCCCGTCGCGACCATCGCCTCCACTCCGGCCTCGTACCGCAACGGCGAGGGCGTGCTGCGCATCGACGGCACCGCCTCCGTCGACCCCGACTCGCCGTGCCCCGACCAGCCCATGGGCTGCCACCTCACCGCGGGGCAGCCGGTGGTGCTCTCACCGGGCCTGACGTACGAGTGGTGGGTGGGGAGCTCCGTCAACGACGTGCCCCTGTCCAGGGCGAGCACCGTGTTCCGCTATGACCTGGACTCCAACCCGGTCCTCAGCTTCCTGAACACCGTCCTTCCCGACGGCCAGTGGGACTTCGAGCTGAGAGTGCGCGACGGCGAGGGCAACGAGGCCCGCCACATGGTGAGCATCGACATCCTCCCCGGGTTCATCCCTCCGGAGGCGCGGGTCTCCGCTCCGGTGCAGCGCCTCGAGGTGGACGTCAACCAGCGCGTGGCCCTACAGGATTTGTGGCTGGACGCCTCGCAAAGCCGCGATGCGGACAACGGCACGCGGTGGAACCCGGCCCCCATCGGCGCGGGCATCACCGACTACCAGTGGACCGCCATTCCCCCGTCCCTCGCGTGCACGCCGCCCGTGCTTCCGCACAGCAGCGCCGTCGCCCTGTTCCGCGCCGGCACCGTCATTCCGCCCGAGTGCCAGGGCGTCTGGACGGTCCGCCTGACGGTGGTGGATGACGACCCGGCGCCCAGGAGCGCCTCGACGGACATCCAGGTCGCCGTGGGCAACTGCGCCTCGAGGGTCTGCCTGGACGCGCCGTCGACGCTGTTCCCCGCGACGCTCTACGCGGACCAGTCGGGGGGACCGCTCATCGGCTTCCACATCGACTCGGTGTTCTACGACGTCCCGCAGGTCGCCAACGGGGGCTTCGTCCGGATGGCCCTGCTGCCGGAGGGCACGTCCAGCGTCTTCTACATGCAGGACATCGCCGCCATCACCCAGAATGGGCGCGGGCAGCTGCTCTTCACCACCTGGGATGGGCGGTCCAATGCCGGTGTGCGCGGCGCGGGTC comes from Pyxidicoccus parkwaysis and encodes:
- a CDS encoding LOG family protein, coding for MIELETVEAFEQHLRSGARLAHVVIQGLDLRRFTRELLSADLTGTVFLGCELEKDALRAALVGGALVFPPISGLPYQPYRGGLYSAEELYAGFDPARPETYADTPDARIYAHWAAQGRGSPPTLLETLAQRLHDHAVTDAMEEVLQAGGGKRKVVAIMGGHSMKRGQPDYRAVATLARELSQRGFFMVSGGGPGAMEATHVGAWFARRTEAELDAGLAILAKAPSYTDREWLARAFEVRNAFPLREGDRPICDSLGIPTWHYGHEPPNPFATYIAKYFANSVREDGLLTIARGGIVYAPGSAGTIQEIFQDACQNHYNSVGVISPMIFLGTEFWTRTRPVYPLLAQLAQGQEYARYLLLTDSREEVIRALVDYDSVQSATPPSP
- a CDS encoding peptidylprolyl isomerase, whose amino-acid sequence is MRRATRGVWPLSQLQLGVGGAVAGLSLAVWVATASAEPQPQVPSDVVATVNGHEVPRSRFQRLLTARRAEHGGRVEPGTPADLVLSAQVSSQLVNEQLIENAARKAGVAVTEQEVDAALDACSQHLGGPSGLRALIEARFSDIAELRTQLRIALLFERTSSLQSTAELPESVVQEFYERTVGSFAAPELTLEETTIRVQASDDADAVARKQSQATAAREAMAGEKGAAAPRAGQGMTSRRVSEAELAPEVRDALRDAQEGALTPVVRTSEGFTVVRLVKRHPAVRPAYAAARAGLIEELQRLTQEARAHEFMEELRKGADIQDGAGARLAASQQASPEARKGALGQLATMGDMPRTGAAAQPPVLMPAPASLRRADALPRQCGNGPWVGEVVP
- a CDS encoding nuclear transport factor 2 family protein — encoded protein: MNDLTKTIDLYLSAWNETQPTRRAELISQVWATDGRLIDPPHAAQGHTGINDMMGALHTQFPGHRFRRASGIDSHHDQVRFAWELVGPNGAVAVAGMDVGELSADGRLRRITGFFGPLPELTKA